The Etheostoma cragini isolate CJK2018 chromosome 22, CSU_Ecrag_1.0, whole genome shotgun sequence genome segment gaaatgaaaaacaggaaagagaatatattatatttttctctTATGCTGCAGAGCTAGAATTCCCTTCAGCTGAACAGCAAATCAATTCAAGGCAAAATTACATTATACTTAGCTCATAATAAAACTTTGATTGCTTTGGTTAAAGTTCTGTCATCTTCCTTTATAGCACATCAACAACGACCACATCCATGGGGAGAAAAAGGAGTTTGTGTGTCGGTGGGAAGAATGTTCTCGAGAGCAGAAGCCCTTCAAGGCACAATACATGCTGGTGGTCCACATGCGCAGACATACTGGGGAAAAACCTCACAAGTGCACAGTAAGGAAACTCCTATTTGCAAATGACAAACTATTCTACATATGAGCTGATAACATGACATTCAGTCTGTATGAATAATGtcctcttccttttctctctcttcctgcagTTTGAGGGCTGTGCCAAGGCCTACTCTCGTCTGGAAAACCTGAAAACTCACTTACGCTCGCACACCGGGGAGAAACCTTATGTGTGTGAACATGAAGGCTGCAACAAGGCTTTTTCCAATGCCTCAGACCGGGCCAAACATCAGAATCGCACACACTCAAATGAGGTACTGACAAACATCTCTTTTAAGATAGATACAGTATGCTCCTTCGACTTTGCTGCTTGCATGTGTTGTTGACAAGCACTGTGTTTCTCACAGCTCGTCTTTCTCATTTCATTCTCAGAAACCGTATGTGTGTAAAATCCCAGGCTGCACCAAACGCTACACGGACCCGAGCTCCTTACGCAAACATGTGAAGACAGTGCACGGGCCGGAGGCTCACGTCACCAAGAAACAGCGTGGAGATTACCCGCGTCCTCCACCCCAAAGGGAGCCTGGGGGCAACGGCCAGGGCCGGTCACCAGGGCAACTGCCCCTGGGCGGGTTCACGGACCAAAGGGAGTACAACCATGCTACCTCAAAACAGGATGAATGTCTGCAGGTCAAGTCTATCAAGACAGAGAAGCCTCTGGTAAGACTTTATTTAAGGCTGACACTCACACctttacatttatattgatTCTTTTCTTATACTTTTACTACTAATTCCTTCACTTtaacattgtttgtttaaatgcatATTATTTAGTGACTTAACATTGAATTGGGAAGCATGCAAATTAACACTGAATTCTTCTAATGAGTAAACTTTTTCTTCCTATCCAATGCTTTGGcatttctctccttccctttctAAGGACAGTGGGTAATCAGGTGAGATAGGTATCCCTTCACATTGTAACATTCTTTCCGAGTCTCACAGTTTTTTCCGTCTTGCTCATCGTTTTATTGTCtgttcattgtctttttttgtcccatCACAACTGCTTGACTTTCACCCAAAACACGGCAGATTTGTTCTCATTGTAGGTTTTCCTCATCCCTGagattcacaaaaaaaaactaattatccCAGTCAATTTACAACACTTTCAAGAGTGGCTATGATATTTATCAAAACCATGGCATTTTTCTGAGCAATGCCCATGCCTTTGGGCCAAACTCTGAGGGCACTGAAAGTATGCCTCACACTGACCAGGGCTTCATTGTGCAGCCACATTTATTCAACAGTAAACAGTACCCTCTAAACACTGTTGACACTTGATGCCAAAAAAGTAATTCCATTTTTCCTCAGTGCAACATAGTTTTGTAAAATTCAGTAAACAACCTAATTAGGCTCTAGCCGTTCTCACAAGAGGCCTTTTATCCTATTTGCCTatcctctgaaaaaaaaaaaaaaacatgattcctctttttttttgtgtatgtgtgagtgtgtgtgtgtgcgcgtttgtCCTGACTGGCTCAGGGGGGGAGGCATTACTCATGCCCCAATAATGTACAAAGCAAAGTCTTCCAAAcacctctttttttctaaaaggatAAATGCAGCAGTTGGTTCTGTAGTTTGGACAACCAGCTCAAACTGCAACAATTTGCAAGATGATTACATGAACCCATGAATACAATTATCTTtcattctgtcctttttttatgaTCATTGTCTAATGTTATATGGAATACATCTTTCAAAAGATTACATTGTATCATTGTTGTGACATATGACATTGCATATCTACCCTTGTGTTTCCTGAAAtacacttttctttcttccctcccttctctcaatcttttcttcttgtctGGTTTGTCAGACGTCTCAGCCAAGCCCTGGCAGTCAGTCTACATGCAGCAGTGACCAGTCCCCCGTCAGCACCTATCCCAGCGGTGGAGTCCAGCTTGCTGTGAGCGCGGGACGCTCGCCAGGGGAGGGGCTGGAGGAGGACGAGGGGAAAGAGGAAAacgaagaggaggtggaggaggagtgtGAGGGTGAGCCAGCTCCCATCATGGACTCCACAGTCTCCACGGCAACGGCGGCCATGCTGACCCTGCAGGCGAGGCGAAGTATAGGCCGCCCCCTGCGCTGGATGGAGCACATCAAGATGGAGAGGCTAAAGCAGGTGAATGGAGCGCTGCCCAGGCCGGGGCCCCTGTCCCCTACACCGCCCCCAAAAGTTTCCACACTACCCAATATCCTGGGGAAGGGTAAGTTTAATCTTTTAAACGTTTGTTTCAAATTTAAGATCCAAACCTTTTTCCAAATGCCATTAAAAGACTTTACCGAAGTCAACAACCCTCACAAATTCACGGCAGCATGTAGTATCCTATTTCGTGGTTGAGCTTGTGTGGGCATTTCTACTGTTAAGAAGCACCTGTACACAGAATTTACACATCAGCACAAATGCATGTATAAATCACGCAGGTAAATTATCCTGAATTCCATCTTGCCCATTTTGGATGAAGCATTCAGGCAAAACAAATGCTTAAAATGTACTGTTCCGCTGGAAAATGGTATCAGAACTATATCAAGCCGTGTATCATATCAGAGAAATAGCATGTAACACTGTTTCATGGCCGAGAGCTGCCTGTTGTCGATGGCAACATCTGTTTGAGGGATCTCTCCgcacttacatttaaataatttggctttttctctctcatcctctgTAATCTCACTTTCACCACTTAATATCCTTGTTTACTCTCCAAACTCTTCtcattcctttttctttgtctgtgttcCTTCCCAGGATCCTGTCTGGGCAGGCAATGGGGGATGTCTGCTCCTCAGCCACCTGCTCATGCTGAGCTAACAGAGCTAACAGTGCTCAATTTTCTCCGAGACCGGCGTGACAGCAGTGGTAGCGCCACCAGTTCAGCCTACCTGAGCAGCAGTCGGCGCTCCTCAGGCATCTCCCCCTGCTTCTCCAGTCGACGCTCCAGCCAGGCTTCCCAGAGTGAGGGTACGATGGCAGCCGGCCACCACCGCCGCCTCCACAATCTTAGCTCTACTGACTCTTACGACCCCATCTCCACTGATGCCTCCCGCCGCTCCAGCGAGGCAAGCCACTATGGAGGTGGGacaggaggagggggtggagggATACTCTCTGGTGGGGGCTGTGGAGGTGTAGGAGGAGTCGGtatggggggaggagggggatcACGGGGGATGCTCACTTTAACCCCAGCACAGCACTACCACCTAAAAGCCAAGTATGCAGCAGCAACTGGTGGCCCACCTCCCACGCCTCTTCCTAACATGGAGCGCATGAGCTTGAAGACTCGCATGGCCATGATGGATGAGGGTGGTAGCAACCACTCTTTGCCGCCTCTGGTCAGGCCACATTGCTGCAGTGATGGCACCAACGGGTTCACCAATGGGTACATGGGACATGCAGGTCAAAGGAGGAGGATCCTCTATCCTGGTGAGGGGCCACTGAACGGGAACCGGAGGGCCAGTGACCCAGTGCGGACACAGGCTCGGGATATTTGCGGTCTGCCCCCAGTACAACGCTTCAATAGCCTTAACAACCTCCACCCTCTCCCACCTCTGTCTCATTTTTCTACACCTGAAACTCGCAGCTTTAGCCTACAGAACTACACACGCTCAGAGGGCAACCTGCAGAGAGGCCTGCAGCACTCACCATACACTCCTAGCATCGCAGAACACGCAGCCTTAGAAGCCCTGGCCATGGAGGATGACGGGGAGGCTGTTCTGTCACTTGAGGATGAGGATATACTACCAGATGACCTGGTGCAGTATCTCCACTCCCAGGTTCAGGTGGATGGGGGCTCCTACATGCACATTGAGGACCAAATAGCTTCTAGCCAGAGGGACACCTCCCATCCATCTATGGAGGAGATTGAACAGATCCAGACTTCGGGGTTGAATATGGCATTCCCAGGGCCCCAAACtctccagctgcagcaggcagcCGAGCGGACGGGCCCTAGTAAGCTTCCCATCCAGTGGAATGAAGTGAGCTCAGGGAGTGTTGACAGGTCTCCTCAGAGGGAACAAAACCACCAGACACAGTGTGGAAGGTGGTCGGGCACAGAATTTGGTCCGGCATCTACGCCTTTTGGCAAGTTTGGAAACATGGTTGTTCAGCAGCAAGTGCCCTCTGATTTCCAGAACAGTTGTGCCCAAGCTAATGAGTCTCAAAGTGCTTGCTGTGTCAACCCTGGGGTGAAGCTAGAGACATCGCCTAACCCCTGCATGGAGATGAGAGTTACTGCTCACAACTCTACAAACACCTTTGGAAGGCCTAACTACTCCCAGATAATTGAAGGGCATCTTCCGCAGGCCTCCAAACAGCAGGCCTCCAATGGACCTCAAAAGCAGAGCCACTTCCAGCCAAACCACAACAGTAGCACCTCTTGCCAGATCGGGAACAACCTAATCCTTACCAGGGCCTCCATGGACAACCTCCCCAGCCTCTCCCAAGGAACTGCGCTTAATCACAACCGGCAGGTCAATGTCCCTCGCCCACCGAACAACAGTTATAGGAACTGTGTCAGGACCCAGCAGTACCTCAATCTTGAGAACTCCGGGGAAATCCAGGCTAGTCTTAACCGgcagcaacaactgcagagAAGTGGGGACCATTGCTCCCTTGCACATCAGGTATCTGTGCTAAAACTGGAGGCCACAGACCATGGGTACTTAGAGCAGGGCTTTGGCGACTGCCTCTCCTACGAACCAGCGGATCTCAAGGCCTCCTCGTTTCCTGTCCTGGATGACCAGTGTTTGCTGGACTCCATGGCGGAGTCTGTGGGACAAGGCGGTGGCAGCGGGAACTCGGGTAGCCTTCTTTCCCCTGGTGCAGACCAGGTGACCAGCACAGTGGATGGCAATGTGCCAGGTATATTAGATGAGGGGGTAAGTCTGGACTTTGGTGTCATGCTGGAGGATGGCTATGACCAGGGTAGCCTGGTATCAGGGGTGCTGAGTCCCTCGATCTTCCAGGGACTGTCCAGGACCTCATCACGCCTGACCACACCTCGAGCATCCGCGAACTTCCACAGTGTGGCCCCCGGCCTGAAAAACATGGCGATCGGAGACATGAGCTCTCTACTCACCACGCTGGCTGAGGAGAGCAAGTTCCTGGCTATCATGCAGTAGctgctctttctctgtctctctctttctctctgctttctcctctcttagtaaaaatggaaaaaaggaagagaaaaactCTGGTGTATGTGAAGATTTTAAGACCAAAGTGGCAATTACGAGAACTTTATTATGTACTTTAAATGTTCTGAAACAGGCAGTTGTAAAcccatttattttgtaaaagagTCATCCCACATAGAAAGGGGATGTGTCAAAAGTATGTATAGATTAATGGTTGTATTCCTTTTCTGGAATGTAGGCTATTTTTGGAAGCTTTGTATTTCTATTTGACGGTGGGCAAACGATCACTTCTTTAAAACAGTATTCTGTACATACCACTGTTTTTGCTGTACACGCTGTCagtaaaaatgcatgtattcaAGGTTAAACAAGAACACT includes the following:
- the gli3 gene encoding transcriptional activator GLI3; this translates as METHSQAISAAEKKKRVETIVATKSSSARNDISEKAVASSTTSNEDESSGTPYHRERRNAISSQAPTSRGADRTVSEEPSTSTDDRPSLLKKELHGSLPHLADHALPYRGTLFTMDPRNGYLDPHYPAPQFFPAFHPPVPIDDRHTQGRYIYEPSPVPPLHVPPGLAGSPAFSDISLIRISPQRNPSVGAESPFHPPHPYINPYMDYIRSLHSSPSISVLSATRGLSPADAPHTGLTTAEYYHQMALLAGHRSPYTNDLLPSVASTAGASSASALHMEYLQAMENSRFSSPRLPSRPSRKRPLPISPLSEHSFDLQTMIRNSPNSLVTMLNNSRSSSSTSGSYGHLSAGAISPALSFAYPPTPVALHMHQTLIGRQPGIVGSAFGHSPPLIHPSPAFATQRPVPGIPPSGLSASERSALSSDSSQTKPTSESAVSSTGDPMHHKRSKMKPEEELPSPGAVSVQDHPDGMTLVKEEGDKDESKQEPEVVYETNCHWENCCREFDTQEQLVQHINNDHIHGEKKEFVCRWEECSREQKPFKAQYMLVVHMRRHTGEKPHKCTFEGCAKAYSRLENLKTHLRSHTGEKPYVCEHEGCNKAFSNASDRAKHQNRTHSNEKPYVCKIPGCTKRYTDPSSLRKHVKTVHGPEAHVTKKQRGDYPRPPPQREPGGNGQGRSPGQLPLGGFTDQREYNHATSKQDECLQVKSIKTEKPLTSQPSPGSQSTCSSDQSPVSTYPSGGVQLAVSAGRSPGEGLEEDEGKEENEEEVEEECEGEPAPIMDSTVSTATAAMLTLQARRSIGRPLRWMEHIKMERLKQVNGALPRPGPLSPTPPPKVSTLPNILGKGSCLGRQWGMSAPQPPAHAELTELTVLNFLRDRRDSSGSATSSAYLSSSRRSSGISPCFSSRRSSQASQSEGTMAAGHHRRLHNLSSTDSYDPISTDASRRSSEASHYGGGTGGGGGGILSGGGCGGVGGVGMGGGGGSRGMLTLTPAQHYHLKAKYAAATGGPPPTPLPNMERMSLKTRMAMMDEGGSNHSLPPLVRPHCCSDGTNGFTNGYMGHAGQRRRILYPGEGPLNGNRRASDPVRTQARDICGLPPVQRFNSLNNLHPLPPLSHFSTPETRSFSLQNYTRSEGNLQRGLQHSPYTPSIAEHAALEALAMEDDGEAVLSLEDEDILPDDLVQYLHSQVQVDGGSYMHIEDQIASSQRDTSHPSMEEIEQIQTSGLNMAFPGPQTLQLQQAAERTGPSKLPIQWNEVSSGSVDRSPQREQNHQTQCGRWSGTEFGPASTPFGKFGNMVVQQQVPSDFQNSCAQANESQSACCVNPGVKLETSPNPCMEMRVTAHNSTNTFGRPNYSQIIEGHLPQASKQQASNGPQKQSHFQPNHNSSTSCQIGNNLILTRASMDNLPSLSQGTALNHNRQVNVPRPPNNSYRNCVRTQQYLNLENSGEIQASLNRQQQLQRSGDHCSLAHQVSVLKLEATDHGYLEQGFGDCLSYEPADLKASSFPVLDDQCLLDSMAESVGQGGGSGNSGSLLSPGADQVTSTVDGNVPGILDEGVSLDFGVMLEDGYDQGSLVSGVLSPSIFQGLSRTSSRLTTPRASANFHSVAPGLKNMAIGDMSSLLTTLAEESKFLAIMQ